The following coding sequences are from one Coffea arabica cultivar ET-39 chromosome 11e, Coffea Arabica ET-39 HiFi, whole genome shotgun sequence window:
- the LOC113718402 gene encoding uncharacterized protein, with amino-acid sequence MEEAGVFDVGFLGSSFTWSNNQRSRARISKRLDRFLVNGACLELSDAISVLHLTRHPSDHAPLKISFATRLDNKPRPFRFLNVWTSKPELLEVIRQAWNQNVDRSPLRILCSKLLTTRRAIQSWDKQYFGNIMDTVRFTEIAVQRAEEMVDQDDSDECQIELNKAEAKLHHALSIEEQF; translated from the coding sequence ATGGAGGAGGCTGGGGTTTTTGATGTAGGGTTTTTAGGATCAAGTTTCACGTGGTCTAATAATCAGAGGAGTAGAGCTCGGATTTCAAAAAGATTGGACAGATTTTTAGTCAATGGGGCTTGTTTGGAACTCTCTGACGCCATTTCTGTACTCCATTTGACAAGACACCCTTCGGATCATGCTCCGTTGAAGATTTCATTTGCAACTAGGTTGGATAATAAGCCACGTCCTTTCCGTTTTTTGAATGTTTGGACATCCAAACCTGAACTCTTAGAGGTGATTCGCCAAGCTTGGAATCAAAATGTTGATAGATCTCCATTGCGAATCTTATGCTCTAAATTATTGACAACGAGAAGGGCTATTCAATCATGGGACAAGCAATACTTTGGTAACATCATGGACACTGTGCGTTTTACGGAAATTGCGGTACAACGAGCAGAGGAGATGGTAGATCAAGATGACTCAGACGAATGCCAGATTGAGTTAAATAAGGCTGAAGCGAAGCTCCATCATGCACTGTCAATTGAAGAGCAGTTTTGA